In Podospora pseudocomata strain CBS 415.72m chromosome 4, whole genome shotgun sequence, the genomic stretch TGGAACAGTTGTCAGAAAGGTGGATGGGTCACTGATATATGGTCAAATGATGATGGGACAGAATAATCCCGTAAATGGAGCTCGTGTCGACACCATTTGCCACCAAGATGTCATGCACATCCATTTCAACATGCAGCTACCACACTAACGCAAGCAGGCGACTGACAAAATCAGGGGCAAGATTACGCCAATCTTTTCGTATTCCTAGATCAAATAGGAATGTCTTTTTGagagttgggtggtggatgaggaacGACCAAATTGGAGCTGCAAGCCCTCTGTGACCCGTTATCGGAGGCCCAAAGAACAGCTCGGCAGGACAGGAATGGATAGTCGCGGTGGTGTTATCGCTGAAATCGAGAccgttgaagatgatggtgggacATGAAGTTGAGGTGGTGTGGCAGCCATAATCAAGAAGGGAAAGTAAGGTAGATTCTTAGTAATTTTTCACAATGTACCTATACAACGTGAACCTCTGGACTCTAAGTACATAATTTCCGTCATTGTATCATGACGTGGTCTTCATTATCTCATACTtacagcaacaaaaaaaaaattgaaaAGAATTGAATGTCAAAAAGCAACGATCCGCCCAGGGGTCgaacctggaacctcctGATTAATACTTGTATCGTAGTCAGACGCGCTGCCATTACGCCAGCGGACCAATGAGAATTGATATTGTGTTAACTGTAATTTATGATTACATTGGATATGAACAACTTTGTGCAGCATATTTTAGAGAGTAACGAAATTCTTCAATCTCTTGTTATTCATAAACcccccaaaagaaaaccagCCATCGCAAGTGCTACCTTCAAACTTTTTTCCAGCCTTCTTTTCACATACCTATACCTCAATAGCATCGACGGGTGCTACCATCCGACGCCATGCCGTATACATCCACCTTTCCGTTATCCCATGCTAAGCCGCTAGGTTTCGTAGTAACACTGCCGCCCATATTCTCCCACGAAGCTGTCCACTGGCCATTGGTGGCCTTTTTGCGGTACATGGCACCGTCCCGGCCAGTGTAGTACACTTCCATCTGATTGCCCCAAGCAACAACATCTGGAGCCGTGCCTGGTcgcacatcaccacccatgTTCATCCAGTTACCCCAATTCccggtgctgttggtgtaAGTTCTCATCCACACCGCCCCGTCGGTTCCCCCAACGGCCACAGTCATATTGCCGCTCCAAGCAACGGCGCTGGGTTCACTATCCAACGAGCCCCCGAGGTTTGTCCAGCTTCCCCAAGTATTTCCATTCATCATTTGTGTCGCCCATGCCTGTCCATCTGtccctctcaccaccactcccgTGTGGCCTTCACCCCAGCTTACAGACTTTGGCGCACCGGCGAGGGAGCCGCCCATGTTTTGCCAGCTGCCCCATCCGCTATTCTCATCGTACCTAATCCCCCACAGCTGATTGTCACTGGAGCTGGTGTAGACAGACACATGCCTGCCGCCCCAGGAGCATGAGGAAGGATAGTGCTTGCAGTTGCCCCCCATCGGTTGCCATGATCCCCACCCACCGCCACTATAGGGGCGATGCCAGATCTGATAGTCTGTTCCTTTGCAAAACATGTGCATGTATCCACTTCTCCTGCTGCAACAACTTGGAGCAGAGTCGAGGCTTCCACCCAGATCGTCCCACTCTGGAATCCACGGGTTGCTACCGCCGCGATAGTACTTGTGACGGCATTTTCGGTCGCGATGCGTATAAAATACGTCCTGCCGACCGGGGCCCCAGGATGTAACCGCAGGGTGGTACAAGCCAGAGCCAGACATGTTTTCCCACTGGCCAGATGTTGCTCGCTTGGTTTGTTGCTCGGGGTTGATCAAGGGTGAGGCAGGATAGGATACCTGGCGAGGAGAACGGGCTTTGAAAGACGGAGAGGGATTGGTGAAGTACTCGATCGAGTGAACATTGGACCgcttggagaggaagttATCGGGGCGGGGCGTATTCCAATAGTCAATATCTTTTGCTTCCGCGCGGCTGCGGATGAGGAAAGGTGAAGGACGGGTGCGGGGCCTCATAAGATCaggtgatgggagggaaaagacgagaaggggaaaggtgAGCAATATGATGTAATGGATCATGTTTTGCAAGAGGTTGAAATCGATGGTTTTGGAGTCTGCAGTGACTGAAgtgggtgttggtgatgacagTAACAAGCAAGCTTCCAGAGACAAAAAGGAGACTTTTATAGACAGCAAACTTGCATTGGGCCTTACTATGGAACAGTCCTCGTCCTGAGTCAGTTCATAGCCATACAGATTGCGGCTGGACAGCTACCAATCTTCATTATTGCGACACTTCTCACCTTATCTTGTGTGAATACTGGGTCAGTCTGACCCTGGGAGAGTTCCTACTGGCTATTTTCTCACAGCGTGTTATTCACTTTCGTTCGGAGTTCCCACTGCGAGACATCCAAGTGGTCACAAAGCCATGGATGCTCTTCTCACAATACAAAATACCGACAGGACACCAGGGTTGCACTGCAGCACACTGTACGCGCATAATGAAGTGGTGGCCCATTCATGTGGGCACTTGCTTGTTGCCAAGTCCCAATAAAGGGATCGAGTTGACCGGGTATAAATCTTGCCGATGCCCATTACCATCAGAGAGAGGGGGCAGGCCCGgaaggtaaggtaaggtagcaCCTAACAAGATGAAAGAGGAAACCACCCCGACTTGACATATCAAAGGAAGATAGATCCAGAACGAGTCTCAACCCAGTCGAGATGCAACTGTTTGAAGCGTCCGAGGTCTATGGTTGCATACCTATTTAGGACCGCATGATTAGTTCCAGAGTATCATGGGGTACATAGAGTTTGCTGTTGTTTAGTTCACGGCTATATTAATCTTGGTGACTGTCACGCATTCGAAGATGAAACTCGGCTTACCTCTCTTATCTATATGGGGTTAATCGATACTTCCTGCCATTTTCTCCGCTGCGTATCAACTTTCAACCCAGGTATGGTAACCACTGTAACATACCAGACTCAACTCACCGCCTCTCCAGTTCGCGAAATATGGTATTATTGCTTGTTTTGGTGTCACACCACCGTTCATGTTATTTTTTCCGAGGCATAGCTGATGTCCTCTTCCGCGAGGCTCATGGTGGTGTGTATCAGTGTACCAAGGTATCTGTGTGCCGCTACAATGTCAACGATGGACGGGAAACCTTGACTTGCTTTCCCCCGAAATTGGCCCAGATTGCTCATGGCTGAGCTGCAGGTTGGTATCAAACTGATTAGAGATTGCTAGGGAAATGGAAATAAAACTCCATGCTACATACAGAAAAGCGTAAAATGAAAACGGAAACCCAAAGAAAAACAGAataacccccctcttcccacgTCTAAGACTCTAAGGTATTATGCTCCCACACCTGATGCAACTGCCCACTTTCGTTTTTGGAATCTCGACTCTATCCTCATCAACTTGAACATATTGGACCTAGGAAAAGCAGCTCTTGGCCCAAAGGATAGCTTTAACCTTGAGGGGAATCTTGTTGCTCCTGCCAGAGTTAAGTTCACGGACCTGGATGCCGTGCTTCTCCTTCAAGGGGCCCTCGTTGGAGGATAAAGATTGCCGTCCTGAAgtgtcaacatcatcagTTCTGTCGCCAGTGTAGATCTGACGGGGACGCCAAATCTTAATGGGTTTGTCTGTCAATTACAATGTTAGGATCTGATTCTGAAAGGTAGACCTAGATTCGGATGTGGAAACATACCCAAGGTCTCTCTCCAGTGTGCGAGACCACCGGGAATTCGCGATAGAGTGATGATGGCCGTGATCATGTCGGTCTCGAAGCCCCTGCGACAAGACGGTTTGTTAGCATTTGTCTCACCACATGGAATGCACGAGCGATGGCACGTACAGAGCAGAGTACAAGAAGCATCCCAACAGATCGGCATTCGCCTTGAGCTTCCTGCTCACAAAGTACTCGTCCTCATTGGCCAGCTTATCGATGGCAAAGGCAACCCTGAGCAGAGGGTTGGCGTCACATTTCTCCCTGTTCTTCTCAATAAGTTCCTCAATGAGGGAAAGGCGGGGGTCGCGGGTGCGGTAGATGCGGTGACCGTAGCCGAACAGACGAGccttcttggacttgaccATTTCAATGTAAGCAGGGACAAAACTGGGGTGCTTGATCTTGCCCAGTGCTTCATAAGCAAGATCGATGGCGCCTCCATGAAGGGGACCAAATCCGCACACCAAAGCGGAAATGGCGCAAGAGCCTGGATCGGCAAGAGTGGAGCCAGCATGGAGAAGGCCGGCGGTAGAGTTGGTCATCTCATGGTCTGCGTAGCAGATCCAGAGCTTCTCAAGGCACGCCTGAATCTCGGGATCGGGACCAACACCAGTCTCCTTGTTTGTcttgcccatcatcaacagcagaTTTCCAATGAGGCTGCCATTGGGATCCGGGTTTGTGAAGGTCAGCTTTCGCTTATGACAGTGAATGAGAGCGAGGGTAGTAGCATAGTAGGCGATGGTGCGGATGATGGCCGCATCGGCCTGTTCGAAGTTGTTGTGGAAGCTgggtttgtgtgtgtgtcgaTTGTTGGCAATCACCTTGTCCCCTGACATGAAGGCACAGAGACCGGCAAGGCACATCGGGTATGTATCGCTGTTGCGTCTGGAGAGCAAGCACGGTGGTCAGTATGGAGCTCACCCGGTCGACCGAGAGCGTTGATGCCACTTACGGGAACGCAGCTATGGTGTCAACGACTGTCTTGGTTGGTACCATGGCAGCAGCGAACTTTCGTCGCACATCCAGCTTTTCGGCTTGTGTAGGAAGCTTTCCCCACATCAAGAGGTAAAGCACATCCTCATAATCATTGTTTTGGAAGAGCTCTTGGATGGGATGGCCACGATATTGGATTTGGCCCCGGTTGCCGTCACTGTCTTGCATTAACACGTGGAGCCAAGTAAAAAGTGAACTGGCACTTACATCAGGGTGATCTCGGATTCCATGCACGCGACATTCTCAAAGCCATTGTCGAGGACGGTGAGCTTCTGCTCAATATCGCTGCCCTTTGGATCTGGGGTGGTGATAGCCATGAGGTCCTTGGCCCGGATGAAGTTATcatggatggggatgaggtaGGCATTCTCGGTGCGAGAATCCACAATGCGCAGTTGGCCGGTCTCTTTGGAAGGCATCTTGGCGGTTGGTCAACGTTGACTGAGCGTGAACGAGTATTCAAGTCGATGCGGATTGGAGTGTTGGTTGGATGTCGTGGATCAATATCACGGTACAAGTGCTGGCATTTAAGCACTTTTGGAAGTTAGGACGGGGACtgttgaggatgtcgagTCCTTTTCCCAACTTGGATTGCACTGATTCACATTTCCGTCATGTACTTGTCGCTGGGGGTGATGTCGTGTCTCAACAAGTCGTGGGGTCGGCCATCCGGGAAGTTCGGAAGATCCCTTCCACATATAGCAAGTGTTCGAGGAGCGGCAACAATGGAACCGTTGCAGCCGCACAGCGAGCTATCCGTGAGACTTTTGGGATATCGGGCAGTCAAGTGCTGCGCAGGACTTTTTCTTCCATTCCATAGGAGCCGGCGGCAGTACCTTGCGACTAGGAAATGTTCGCTGACCCGGACCTGCAGGTGTGTAGCACGTACCTGGGGCGTGGTGTCCCCACAAAATCCTCAGATTCCCTTCCATCACTTCCGTGCGCGCAGCTCACGGCTGTTTCGGTCAAGTCCGCCTCATAGAAGCTCTACCGGTCTGGAATCCTTTGAGAAAGATATTGTCTGATAATGTCAAAATTGTGGCATGTTTGATCTTTTGTTGATGTCTTGGCGGTCGGACCaggagatgttgagatcTTCCGGGCTTATGCCGTCCTTGTTTACTGCATTCCGCATCCCGACAGCTCCAAGTTCATAAGTCCCAGCAGTCAGCGCGCACTCTGAATGTTTTGtttctcatcaccatcaccaccatccactagaagcctccgccgcctgctCTCAACGCTCTCAACTACAAACACTTTTGCACAACATCTTACCTTTCATACAACTTCGAAATCGATCAGAAtggccgctgctgctgttgcctccacctccaccacagGCTTTGTCTGCATGTGGAATGGCACCAAAGACGGTGCCGACGCTTTTGTCGACTATGGCAAtggcaacaccaacatcaacgagCCCCAGAAGGTCAACATTGTGGCTCACGACATCCGCCACTTGGAGCCCAAGCCATCTCTCGCCGGAGACGGCTACGAGCTCGCCGATCACGTCAGCAACCTTTCCACCGAGGACATGCTTGCTGGAAACACTCCCGAGGGCCGCAAGTTGATTGAGACCGAGTACTATGCCGAGTGCAAGAAGATCATTGccgacatcaccaaggcCCCCATCGTGGAGCCTTACATCTTCCGCATCCGACAAAACGGTGCTCATCCTCGCGATTTTGGCACCAAGAACGTGGCCAACAAGGGCATGACCTCGGCCTCCCTTCCAATTGCCCACGTTGACCGTGACCGCCGCACGCTTCGCGACGGCATCATTGAGTactttggcgaggaggaggccgagagaCTGTTCAAGAAGCACAAGCGGTATGCCCAGATCAACGTTTGGCGCGGTGTGGACGAGGTCATCAAGAAGTGGCCCCTCATCTTTATCAACCACGCCCAGGTCCCCAACTGGGATTATGACAGCCACATGGCCACAGTTACGCCCATCAATGACCCCCGCGTCGCCATCCGCGGCCAAAAGGCGCAGGACAGTGTTCTCAAATATGCCGCCGAGTACAGCTACTACTATGTCAGCGAtatgaagaaggaggaggtgcttgTCTTCTCGTCAGGCGACAGCGATGCCGCTCGCGTTGTGCCCCACGGCGCTTTCTGGGACGACAACACGGCTGATGATGCGCCCACCAGGCGCTCGCTCGAGGTCCGTGCCTGGGTTTtctttgacgacgaggagtaATTGAGATGAGCGTGTTGGTGCTTCGATGATCTGTTTCAATGTTTCCACTCACTAGACTAGCTTAGATAAATCAAACCGTGCAAGTTGTCATGATGCCTCCATTCGCAATGTCGTTTTGTCTTGCAATGTCTTGACAGGAGATCTCGACATGTCTGCTGTCAGCTGTTCAAGTTAAGGTCCCTGCTTGTGTGTCTGTGCCTGAGAGTTGTGATTGGTTGTGATTGAAATAGAAATGCGGGAGCTAGCCTTAGCGCATGTTTTTGGCCTCCCAGAGCCCCACTCTCAACGTCCAATGACGTGTTTGAGCCTGGGCCATTTTGATAACATCAAAAAAGGACGACCCAAAGAGGAAACAAGCTCAGCGCCAATGGCAGATGTACCGAGATCCCCGCAGGGTCAGCGTTACACCACGGCAAGCCTCACACGGACACGGACTGGTTTTCTCGTCACTTTTGTCCTGTCCATAACAACCACTGACTTCAAAGCGGTGTTTTCCCATCAGGTCTGGGTTTTTCACTCCGTTCCGGTCCAGGCCCCGGTAATGCCGATCATTCCCATTCCGCTCTTCTATTGTTCAAACCGTGTCATCGGGTTTCGATCTGATGGCATCAAATCCGAGTCAACTATGAAATGTAAGACAGGACAGTCAAAGCTGGAAATTGAGGCCTGCCATCTCAGACGTGTCTTGATCCAGCCTTTTTCACTGCATGTGCACAGTACCGAGAAATGGGGATCTGGGGACACCGTACCTCCAGGAAACGTCCCCTTCTCGTGCTCTGTTGCCGTATGGGGGACTAGAAATGGACAGCATGTGAAATTGGGCCACCAGTTCTTACCAAAGCTCAAAGCCCCGGGGCGGAGGCAAACTCGGCACGGAGAACGGAACATATTTGGCTCCATCACATATCGGCTTCTTCGGTGTTCCTATTCCCAGAATTCGGTAGTGACTGGCGAGGTAGGTTAGCTTAAACCACGAGATAGCATCAAACCCTCCAAAGAGAACCGTCCCGGCTTTGGGATCTGACTGCACGTGGGCTTATCCGACAAGCCTCCCCTACTTCTGGTCACAGTCCACAGATCTTGGCCATCAGCGATAGAGCTACTACAAAGGTAGGCAACCCCGACTCTTCCAACCATGAGCCGCTAAGTCGCATCATACCTCGGTATCTTGACAATGGCAACCGGGGGAACGGAGTCGTCGGAGACCTAGGCAGGAAGACAGACCCTCAAGAAGTCTTCACTTCTCAGTACCACCACATGGCATCCATTTCCTTCATGCTCCGCCGGGGCGCTGGGTCTTTTTAATGGGATATTCATAATCTGGCAATCGATTCTCCCTCTGTTGACTCGATGCCAAGACAAGCACAACCATCAGATGTCAAACAGTTTTGGGATTAGTCTCACAGTCCCACCCACACCCCGGATGTGCGGCAGGGGGGCGCGGCCAGTAATAGTGGACCTTCTGGAATGCAACCCAACAATGGGGTGGCCACAAGGAAAGACGGGCTCGACCGAGACACCGGGAGAAAGGGCACTTTGGCTCCCTATCCTCCGTTCCATgacaccttctcctcgcctGAAAATACACGACATAAGTGTAAAAGAACATCGACGACGCGCTGAACATtggcatccaccaccgcttTGAACCTGGCCAAGCCTTGAGGGTTTTCTCTTCGTTTTATCGTCTctatttttgttttcttgccCTGGGCTTGCCCTGGGTACCATCAAAACACACCGTCATGGCAGTCATGGCAACCGTGGCGACAGGAAGCACATCTGCTCTCGCTGCTGTCGACACCGAGCCCATCTCTGAGCAGCCCGTCTCGGACGGTGTTGACGACGTCGACGTGCCACCTCCGTATTCCGTATGGTCACCGTGGCAAAAGAAGCTCATCgtcgccggcgccgcctTTGGTGGTTTCTTCAACCCAATCACGGCCCAAGTCTACCTACCTGCTCTAACCGTCTTGGAAGACGAGTTCGGCGTCACCGAGGCCGAAATCAACCTGACCGTTACCACCTACATGATCTTCCAGGGCTTGACTCCTATCCTATTCAGTGGCTTTACCGACACACTGGGAAGACGACCTGGATACATTTTTTGTTTCATCGTATACATCTCAGCCAACATTGCCCTGGCTCTCGCAAATGACTATGAGGACTTGCTGGTAATACGGTGTTTCCAGTCAGCCGGATCAGCGACCATCATGGTGATCTGTCAGGCAGTGGTggccgacatcatcaccagcgccGAAAGAGGAGCTTATATTGCATTGACGGCCATCCCGTCCATTCTGGGCCCATCCCTCGGTCCCGTCATTGGCGGTGCCATGACGCAATACatgggctggaggagcatCTTTTGGATGTTGACCATTGCAGCGGGCATCAACTTCTTGCTCATGCTGTTGTTCATACCAGAAACGTGCCGCAAGGTGGTAGGTGACGGATCCGTCCGCCCTCCCTGGTGGTGTCAGAGCGTGTATCAGTGGTTTTACTACCGTCGGCACCCCAGTGTCCCTCAAAACCTTAACTCGCTTGAAAAGTCTGCGTACACCACGGACGAGGGCAAACTCAAGTACGCCACTTCTCACTTGTTTTCATCCTTTGCGTTGCTCCGAGAGAAGGAGCTTGCACTTTTACTCATCATCGGCGGTACCGTTTTCACTGGGGTCTATGCCGTGGGAACGGCTATGCCagccctcctccaagacTTGTATGGCTTTACCCCCATGCAAATTGGACTCATGTATTTACCATTGGCTGGTGGCTCAATCCTtgcggtggtgtttgttggaCCCGGCATGAACTGGAACCTGAGACGGCATGCCAGAAAGCTGGGAATGCCGGTGGACAAGAAAACCAAGATGGACCTCAGTCGGTTTCCCATTGAGAAGGTTAGACTGGAGATTGCATTCCCATTTTTGCTCTTGGGCGTCGGGATTATAACCTCTTGGGGCTGGATCACCGTCAACAAGGTCGAGATTGAAAAGGTGATCATTGTGGTGCTTTTccttggggttggtttggttg encodes the following:
- a CDS encoding hypothetical protein (EggNog:ENOG503PBER); this encodes MAAAAVASTSTTGFVCMWNGTKDGADAFVDYGNGNTNINEPQKVNIVAHDIRHLEPKPSLAGDGYELADHVSNLSTEDMLAGNTPEGRKLIETEYYAECKKIIADITKAPIVEPYIFRIRQNGAHPRDFGTKNVANKGMTSASLPIAHVDRDRRTLRDGIIEYFGEEEAERLFKKHKRYAQINVWRGVDEVIKKWPLIFINHAQVPNWDYDSHMATVTPINDPRVAIRGQKAQDSVLKYAAEYSYYYVSDMKKEEVLVFSSGDSDAARVVPHGAFWDDNTADDAPTRRSLEVRAWVFFDDEE
- a CDS encoding hypothetical protein (EggNog:ENOG503NUD9; COG:C), translated to MPSKETGQLRIVDSRTENAYLIPIHDNFIRAKDLMAITTPDPKGSDIEQKLTVLDNGFENVACMESEITLIDGNRGQIQYRGHPIQELFQNNDYEDVLYLLMWGKLPTQAEKLDVRRKFAAAMVPTKTVVDTIAAFPRNSDTYPMCLAGLCAFMSGDKVIANNRHTHKPSFHNNFEQADAAIIRTIAYYATTLALIHCHKRKLTFTNPDPNGSLIGNLLLMMGKTNKETGVGPDPEIQACLEKLWICYADHEMTNSTAGLLHAGSTLADPGSCAISALVCGFGPLHGGAIDLAYEALGKIKHPSFVPAYIEMVKSKKARLFGYGHRIYRTRDPRLSLIEELIEKNREKCDANPLLRVAFAIDKLANEDEYFVSRKLKANADLLGCFLYSALGFETDMITAIITLSRIPGGLAHWRETLDKPIKIWRPRQIYTGDRTDDVDTSGRQSLSSNEGPLKEKHGIQVRELNSGRSNKIPLKVKAILWAKSCFS
- a CDS encoding hypothetical protein (EggNog:ENOG503P2GJ) gives rise to the protein MKIDSKTIDFNLLQNMIHYIILLTFPLLVFSLPSPDLMRPRTRPSPFLIRSRAEAKDIDYWNTPRPDNFLSKRSNVHSIEYFTNPSPSFKARSPRQVSYPASPLINPEQQTKRATSGQWENMSGSGLYHPAVTSWGPGRQDVFYTHRDRKCRHKYYRGGSNPWIPEWDDLGGSLDSAPSCCSRRSGYMHMFCKGTDYQIWHRPYSGGGWGSWQPMGGNCKHYPSSCSWGGRHVSVYTSSSDNQLWGIRYDENSGWGSWQNMGGSLAGAPKSVSWGEGHTGVVVRGTDGQAWATQMMNGNTWGSWTNLGGSLDSEPSAVAWSGNMTVAVGGTDGAVWMRTYTNSTGNWGNWMNMGGDVRPGTAPDVVAWGNQMEVYYTGRDGAMYRKKATNGQWTASWENMGGSVTTKPSGLAWDNGKVDVYGMASDGSTRRCY
- a CDS encoding hypothetical protein (EggNog:ENOG503NU52; COG:S) translates to MAVMATVATGSTSALAAVDTEPISEQPVSDGVDDVDVPPPYSVWSPWQKKLIVAGAAFGGFFNPITAQVYLPALTVLEDEFGVTEAEINLTVTTYMIFQGLTPILFSGFTDTLGRRPGYIFCFIVYISANIALALANDYEDLLVIRCFQSAGSATIMVICQAVVADIITSAERGAYIALTAIPSILGPSLGPVIGGAMTQYMGWRSIFWMLTIAAGINFLLMLLFIPETCRKVVGDGSVRPPWWCQSVYQWFYYRRHPSVPQNLNSLEKSAYTTDEGKLKYATSHLFSSFALLREKELALLLIIGGTVFTGVYAVGTAMPALLQDLYGFTPMQIGLMYLPLAGGSILAVVFVGPGMNWNLRRHARKLGMPVDKKTKMDLSRFPIEKVRLEIAFPFLLLGVGIITSWGWITVNKVEIEKVIIVVLFLGVGLVGVNNVVNALIVDIYPDTAGAALAAYNLAKCIMGAASSGFVAPMILGMGMGPAFTLLGCLYLLLVPIILLVMWKGVVWRTSRHARELRKKGSILVREQDPQESVSDTDMASTPQKETTSTEILPAEKDARSTS